Sequence from the Pyrobaculum neutrophilum V24Sta genome:
CTACAGGCACTACACCCTTATGACTCAGAAGCGGACCAGACTGGAGAAGCTCCCCAAGGCCATAGAGGCGGTGCTTAAGGGCAGAGAAGACGAGGTGGTTGAGAGCGGGATGACTGCACGGAGCTTGATACAGAACTTTTTGGGGGTTGGGTCGCGGCGCGAGGTGTACTTCTGGGGCCCCGCCTACCTCTTGGTCTCGGGCGGCGAGGCCGAAAAACTGGCCCCGTATATATACCGGGTTGGGCAGAAGGAGGGGCTGATTGCGGCGACTCCCCTCCGGTTCGCGGTAGAGGATCTCGGGGCTAGGGAGGTGGAGACGCGCTTCTACATCCCGGCCGGCTGGGCTTCTGAATGCGTTGCGGTACCGTACTACGGCCAGGTGACGGCTCAGTGTAGAGAGGAGTACTTCTTTGACCCGCGCCTTGGGCTGAACGCGGAGAGGCAACCCTTCTACATCCCGCCGCCGATGGGCCACATCAAAGTGAGGCCGGCAAAGGGGTACACGGCAGTGAAAATCGTGCCGGAAGCCGGTAGTGACCTCTATGCCATACTGCCGCGGGGTTATGCCGAGGGCTAAGAAAGGCAGATCCTCGGGCAAGTCTTCTGGCAAGGCAGGCGGCGTGCAGGTGAGAATTGATCTTCAGAGCGCGCCTCAGTTTGTCCACCTCTCTGCGGTGTACAAAGCCGGCCTCCTCTCTTACATGGCCACCGGGGTCGAAATCTGGAGGTGGGATGACGTCGACCACTATGTCGAGGAGTACAACAGCTTCATCGCTTCTGTGTTTGAGAGGAGGGGGAGGAGGAGGGCCGACATCCAGAGTCTGCTCTTGGAGAGTAGGGATTTTGGGGCTTTGGAGAGTTTTTCGCAGAGCTCTGGGCTTTTGGAGAGTAAGGAGTTTATACATCTTGATGGGCGGTTCTTTTATAAGGAGGCGAGGAAGGTGTTCGGGATCGCTAGGGCGGTTCTAAAGGTCGCTGATGCCTTCGATGGGTTCACTAGGGTGAGGATTGGAGAGAGGTGGTACCACGTCTTTGTAGACGTGGAAGACCGGACTGCGGCTGGGGATTTGTGGGGTGTCAACGAGAGGGTGTGGCGGCGTGCGTCTAACTTGGGCGGGCTTGCCCTCCTCCTGTACGCGGCTTCCCTCGTCGTGTTGAAGCTCGGCGGGGTTTCGGGGAGGCTTTTCGTCGGCGGAGGGAGCTACTACACGGCCACCGCACTGCCTGTGGAGGCGCTTTCTAGGATGCGCCGCGTTGCGCGGTTTTTCGTCGAGCTCGTGGAGTCGGGGTCGGACTACGTTGAGCCTGCCGCATCGGCCATCTGGAGCGCCATATCTCTCTCCGAGGTGTATGGAGAAGGCGGCGGGAGGTGGAGGGTCGCCGAGGACTGGGGGCGGCTCTATCAAGTGGCGAGGAGTATGTTGGCCAGCAGGTGGCTGTCCGAGGGCGAGAGGAGGGCGCTTGACGCGCTCTTCGGCTATGCGTAGGGCGGTGGAGAGGGGGCTTGAGCTGGCGCGCGCGGGCGCTTCAAGGATTGTCTTGGAGCTTCCGACGGGATACGGGAAGACCTACGCCGCGCCGCTGTTTTACAAGGCTCTGAGGGAGGGGGGTCTCTGCAGTAAGGCGATCCACGTCATGCCCCTGAGGGCTCTCATTAGGAAGCAGATCGAGAGGTACGCCTCTGCCCACCCCGATATAAAGTTCGCGTATCAAGACGGCGACGTCCTCCTTCGGGATAGGTACGTGAAGGATCCGTACTTCCGCGAGGAGTACGTCCTCACGACGCTGGACTCCTTCATCCACAACCTGGCGAAGGTCCCCGTCGCAGAGATGTGGAAGTTCTACAAGTCCGAGAGACCGTCGGTGAGGTACCACATACCCCTCGCCTACATCTACCCCTCGTGTGTCTTTCTAGACGAGGCGCATATGGCAGCTGGCTCCAGGAAAGAGCTCGCCGCAGTAAAGGCGGCTGTGAGGTTCCTCAAAGAGCTCGGCGTGCCCACCGTCGTCATGTCGGCAACTCTTGGCGAGTGGAAGAGGGATGTATTCAAGGGCTTTAGGTTTGTGTCGCTTGGGGAGAGGGATGAGGAGAGGGGCGGCGACGTCAAAGTCGCCGATCCGGAGTTCGAACGGCGGATGTCGAACGTAGCGTACAAGGTGGGGAGGGTTGACAATATAGAGGAGGTGGCGAGGCGTAAGGCGGAGGAGGGGAAGAGGGTGCTCGTGATAGTTAACGACGTCTGCAGAGTCCAGCGCCTTTCCGAGACGTTGGGGGCGCCGGCGGTGCACTCCCTCATGACGCGGAGAGACCGCGAGAGGGCTGAGCGCGAGCTTGATAAGGCTCAGATTGTGGTGGGTACAGACGCGATTGGGGCCGGCGTCGACGTAGACTTCGACGTGTTGATAACCGAAGCCGACGAGGTGGAGCGGGTCGCGCAACGGGTGGGGCGCGTCTGTAGAAACAGGGAGAGCTGCGTAGGCGAGATATACTTCGTCGGCGAGGTCGATGAGGAGCTCCTCAAGGTCAAGAACTGGCGCCTCCCGCACAAGCCGGACAGCTACCTACGCCTCCTCCGAGGGGAGGCCGAGGTAGACGAGAAACACTTCTGGTTTCTGGGAACCGTCATGAAGGAGGAAGTGGTG
This genomic interval carries:
- the cas3 gene encoding CRISPR-associated helicase Cas3' is translated as MRRAVERGLELARAGASRIVLELPTGYGKTYAAPLFYKALREGGLCSKAIHVMPLRALIRKQIERYASAHPDIKFAYQDGDVLLRDRYVKDPYFREEYVLTTLDSFIHNLAKVPVAEMWKFYKSERPSVRYHIPLAYIYPSCVFLDEAHMAAGSRKELAAVKAAVRFLKELGVPTVVMSATLGEWKRDVFKGFRFVSLGERDEERGGDVKVADPEFERRMSNVAYKVGRVDNIEEVARRKAEEGKRVLVIVNDVCRVQRLSETLGAPAVHSLMTRRDRERAERELDKAQIVVGTDAIGAGVDVDFDVLITEADEVERVAQRVGRVCRNRESCVGEIYFVGEVDEELLKVKNWRLPHKPDSYLRLLRGEAEVDEKHFWFLGTVMKEEVVDTHNLREKLLEEGGSFVRHALLEAEVGEGPEESFTVSLDRLGQLEFEVYVGERRIEPPRSYGDRELMEWLLDVVDEYGDVPRIRVVKYREGLGAVLKKCGEGV